The Streptomyces armeniacus genomic interval CTCGGGCGTCATCGGAGGTTCCGGTCAGCAATTCGAGCCCGGCTATCCCGACGAATCCACGCTCACCGTCCCGCAGATCGTCTACAACCTCGGATTCCAGCGGTTCGACACGGGCTCGGCGTGCGTCGTGTCGCTCGTCCTGTTCGCGCTCGCCATGGCCTTCACGGCCCTGCTCATGCGCCGCGGCAGCGGCTTCCTGTCGGCGGAGGACTGAGGAACGATGCCCGTACCGACCCCGACCCGTATGGCCCCGGCCCGTACGCGCGCCCCGGCCCGTACGCGCCCTCCGGCCCGTATGCGCCGCGGCGCGGCGCTGGAGTGGATCGGCGTCCACGCGCTGGCCGTGGCGGCGGCGCTGTTCTTCGTCCTGCCGTTCGTCTTCGTGCTGCTCACCGCCGTGATGAACGACAACCAGGCGCTCACCCGCGACCTGTGGCCCGACACCTGGGAATGGGGCAACTTCCGCACCGTCTGGGAGACCCCCGGATTTCTCACCTGGTGGCGCAACACGCTGCTCTACGCGGGCCTCGGCACGGTGCTCGCCGTCGGCTCCAGCATTCCCGTCGCCTACGCCCTCGCCAAGTTCCGCTTCCGCGGCCGCAACATCATGATGATGGCGGTCATCGCGATGATGATGCTGCCCCCGCAGGTCGTCATCGTGCCCATGTACCTGTTCTGGGCGAAGCAGCTCGACCTGTCCGGCACGCTGTGGCCGCTGATCGTCCCGATGGCGTTCGGGAACCCGTTCACCATCTTCCTGCTCCGGCAGTTCCTGCTGACGATCCCCAAGGAGTACACGGAGGCGGCCCGTATCGACGGCTGCGGCGAATTCCGGGCGATGCTGCGCATCGTGCTGCCCATGGCGAAACCCGCCCTGGCCGCCGTCGCGCTGTTCCACTTCTTCTACTGCTGGAACGACTACTTCGGCCCGCAGATCTACGCGTCCGAGAACCCCGGTGCCTGGACGCTCAGCTACGGCCTCGAGTCCTTCAAGGGAGCCCACCAGACCGACTGGAACCTCACGATGGCGGCCACCGTTCTGATCATGGCGCCGGTGATCGTCGTCTTCTTCTTCGCACAGAGAGCCTTCATCGAAGGCGTCACCCTGACGGGAGTAAAGGGCTAAAGCATGAAACTAGCTGTTGTCGGCGGCGGTTCGACCTACACACCCGAACTCATCGACGGTTTCGCCAGGTTGCGCGACACCCTTCCGCTCACCGAGCTGGTCCTCGTCGACCCGGCCGCCGAACGCCTGGCGGTGGTGGGCGGCCTGGCCCGCCGCATCTTCGCCCGGCAGGGCCACCCGGGGCACATCACCACGACCTCCGACCTCGACGCGGGCGTCGACGGCGCCGACGCCGTGCTGCTGCAGCTGCGCGTCGGCGGCCAGGCGGCCCGCGCGCAGGACGAGTCCTGGCCGCTGGAGTGCGGCTGCGTCGGCCAGGAGACGACGGGCGCGGGCGGCCTCGCCAAGGCGCTGCGCACGGTGCCGGTGGTGCTCGACATCGCCGAACGCGTGCGCCGCCGGGCCCCGGACGCCTGGATCATCGACTTCACCAACCCCGTCGGCATCGTCACCCGCGCCCTGCTGGAGGCGGGCCACCGGGCGGTCGGGCTGTGCAACGTCGCGATCCACCTGCAGCGCAAGTTCGCGGCGCTGCTGGACGTCCCGCCGGAGGGCGTGCACCTCGACCAC includes:
- a CDS encoding carbohydrate ABC transporter permease; the protein is MAPARTRAPARTRPPARMRRGAALEWIGVHALAVAAALFFVLPFVFVLLTAVMNDNQALTRDLWPDTWEWGNFRTVWETPGFLTWWRNTLLYAGLGTVLAVGSSIPVAYALAKFRFRGRNIMMMAVIAMMMLPPQVVIVPMYLFWAKQLDLSGTLWPLIVPMAFGNPFTIFLLRQFLLTIPKEYTEAARIDGCGEFRAMLRIVLPMAKPALAAVALFHFFYCWNDYFGPQIYASENPGAWTLSYGLESFKGAHQTDWNLTMAATVLIMAPVIVVFFFAQRAFIEGVTLTGVKG